DNA sequence from the Rhizobium lusitanum genome:
CATTCCGCCAACGAATGGCGATCGCCGGGATCGGCCTGCAACGCTTTCAGCACCGGACCGAGTAACGGGTCGTCAGACAGCGGCAGATAGCTTTCGCAGCGCGGGGCAAGGCGGATCTGATCGACCAGGACCTGCGCCAGCCTCAGGTCTTCCTCCGTTTCCGGAAGCGTAACATCGCGGACGGCGAAGTCCGCCAGGATCGCCTTCAGCAATGGGCTGATACTCAGCGTTGAAGGCTCAGCCGGTAGGTCGGCGCAGAGCGCCCGCTCGACATAGACGGTGACATAATGCAGGTCATGCTGGTTCCACGCGCCATGCATCGTATCCGGCGGCAGCCAGATGGCATAATGGGGTGGAGACAGATAGCGCACGCCCTCGATGACAAACTCGGCGACGCCCATAAGGGCATAGTTGAGTTCGCCCCACGGCTGGCTTTTGGCCGGGAAGACCGTGCCGCCCTTGTAGTTCTCCGTCCGAAAGGAGACCGGGCGCGGCGGATCTCCCTCAATGCGTGGTTCGTGTGCCGCCATCCCCTGCTCCGATATGTCCGCAATCCGCTACCTATGTCTGATATTCGCTATATACCAGAAACCGGACAGCCGATAAAAGCAACACCGACGAAATCCGACAAGGCCGACCATCCGACAGGAGGACCGCCATGAGCAACAACCAGACTTCTCCCGCCAACGATACCGCCGCCATCCTGACGAGCGCGGCGCTGGCGCCGCTGCTCACCGTCCTCATCTGGTCCGGCAATACCGTTGTCACCAAGGCGGCCGCCGGCGTCATCTCGCCCGGCTCGATCTCCTTCTATCGCTGGCTGCTGGCCTTCCTCATCCTGCTGCCCTTCGTCGGCCCGGCCGCATGGCGGAACCGCGCGCTTCTCGGCCAATACTGGCTGAAGCTCGCGACCCTCGGCGCACTCGGCATGGTCATCTACCAGAGCCTCGCCTATGAGGCGGCCAAGACCACCTCGGCGGTCAACATGGGTGTGATCGTGGCGCTGATGCCGCTGCTGTCGACGTTGCTGGCCGGGGTGCTGGCCGGCGAACGGCTGACGGCGACCAGCCTCGCGGGTGGGGTCATCTCCCTGATCGGCCTGATTTACCTGACGTCCCAGGGCAATCCCGCGTTTCTGCTGAATGGCAGCTTCCATATCGGCGACGGCTTGATGATCGTCGCCGTCCTGTCCAACTCACTCTACGGCGTGATGCTGAAGCGCTGGGCGATGCCATTGCCCATATGGCAGCAGCTTTTCTGGCAGATCGGCTTTTCGACCATCCTGCTGATCCCAGTCTTCCTGATGGGCGATATTTCGCCGATCACGTCCGCCAACCTGCCCTTGATCCTCTACGCGGCCATT
Encoded proteins:
- a CDS encoding AraC family transcriptional regulator codes for the protein MAAHEPRIEGDPPRPVSFRTENYKGGTVFPAKSQPWGELNYALMGVAEFVIEGVRYLSPPHYAIWLPPDTMHGAWNQHDLHYVTVYVERALCADLPAEPSTLSISPLLKAILADFAVRDVTLPETEEDLRLAQVLVDQIRLAPRCESYLPLSDDPLLGPVLKALQADPGDRHSLAEWARRMGTTERTLSRRCHDDLGISFNEWRQRLRLVEALALIEAGEPVQRIATQLGYGSASAFIAMFRRLTGTSPTRMG
- a CDS encoding DMT family transporter, which translates into the protein MSNNQTSPANDTAAILTSAALAPLLTVLIWSGNTVVTKAAAGVISPGSISFYRWLLAFLILLPFVGPAAWRNRALLGQYWLKLATLGALGMVIYQSLAYEAAKTTSAVNMGVIVALMPLLSTLLAGVLAGERLTATSLAGGVISLIGLIYLTSQGNPAFLLNGSFHIGDGLMIVAVLSNSLYGVMLKRWAMPLPIWQQLFWQIGFSTILLIPVFLMGDISPITSANLPLILYAAIPTSLLAPLCWMIGIQKLGAARTSLLINLLPIVVAALAWAVLGEQLHAYHAIGGALALIGVGIGLRQAKVAKGEADPSADQAAWETEEV